A genomic segment from Alphaproteobacteria bacterium encodes:
- a CDS encoding enoyl-CoA hydratase-related protein, which yields EAERWGFFNRLVEPAGLDAAAEDTARRLAEGPTFAHGITKRMLHREWDMGLESAIEAEAQAQAICMQTNDFRRAYDAFVAKRPPAFEGD from the coding sequence ACGAGGCGGAGCGCTGGGGCTTCTTCAACCGGCTGGTCGAACCCGCCGGGCTGGACGCGGCGGCCGAGGACACCGCGCGCCGGCTGGCCGAGGGGCCGACCTTCGCCCACGGCATCACCAAGCGGATGCTGCACCGCGAATGGGACATGGGGCTGGAATCCGCCATCGAGGCGGAGGCACAGGCCCAGGCGATCTGCATGCAGACCAACGACTTCCGCCGCGCCTACGACGCCTTCGTCGCCAAGCGCCCGCCGGCGTTCGAGGGCGATTGA
- a CDS encoding acyl-CoA dehydrogenase family protein yields the protein MADRSFLDWPFLTDAHRALADRLESWCAARLARFGHGEATVDADCRALVAALGEAGWLGIPVPDDGKPLDVRALCLARETLARHHGLADFALVMQGLGTAALAAFGSPAQRARILPPVREGRAIAALAMTEPQSGSDVAAVATAAVEDAGGWVLDGEKTLISNAGIADHYLVLARSDGPGTRGLSLFVAPADAPGLTVAERQQAIAPHPLGRLAFDGCRLPADALVGPRGGGFKAVMTVLDRFRPSVGAAALGFARRALDEALAWSERRPMFGTTLADMPVTQAALADMALDIDAAALLVYRAAWRADTVDGRNTREASMAKLFATEAAQRVVDAAVQMHGGSGVVLGSVVERLYREVRALRIYEGASEVQRQIVGAQTRAAFAAAPEGGTGHAHAS from the coding sequence ATGGCCGACCGCAGCTTTCTCGACTGGCCGTTCCTGACCGACGCCCACCGGGCGCTGGCCGACAGGCTGGAGAGCTGGTGCGCGGCCAGGCTGGCGCGGTTCGGCCATGGCGAGGCGACGGTCGACGCCGACTGCCGCGCCCTCGTCGCCGCGCTGGGCGAGGCCGGCTGGCTCGGCATCCCGGTCCCTGACGACGGCAAGCCGCTCGACGTCCGCGCCCTCTGTCTCGCCCGCGAGACCCTGGCGCGCCATCACGGCCTCGCCGACTTCGCCCTGGTGATGCAGGGGCTGGGCACCGCGGCGCTGGCCGCCTTCGGCAGCCCGGCGCAGCGCGCGCGCATCCTGCCGCCGGTGCGCGAGGGGCGTGCGATCGCCGCGCTGGCGATGACCGAGCCGCAGTCGGGCTCGGACGTGGCCGCGGTGGCGACCGCCGCGGTCGAGGACGCCGGCGGCTGGGTGCTGGACGGCGAGAAGACGCTGATCTCCAACGCCGGCATCGCCGACCACTATCTCGTGCTGGCCCGCAGCGACGGGCCGGGCACCCGCGGGCTCAGCCTGTTCGTGGCGCCGGCCGATGCGCCCGGCCTGACCGTGGCGGAGCGCCAGCAGGCGATCGCCCCGCACCCGCTCGGCCGGCTGGCGTTCGACGGCTGCCGGCTGCCCGCCGACGCGCTGGTCGGGCCGCGCGGCGGCGGATTCAAGGCGGTGATGACCGTGCTCGACCGGTTCCGCCCGTCGGTCGGCGCCGCGGCGCTGGGTTTCGCCCGCCGCGCGCTCGACGAGGCGCTGGCCTGGAGCGAGCGCCGGCCGATGTTCGGCACCACCCTGGCCGACATGCCGGTGACCCAGGCCGCGCTGGCCGACATGGCGCTGGACATCGACGCGGCCGCGCTGCTGGTCTACCGCGCCGCCTGGCGCGCCGACACCGTCGACGGCCGCAACACCCGCGAGGCCTCGATGGCCAAGCTCTTTGCCACCGAGGCGGCGCAGCGCGTGGTCGACGCCGCGGTGCAGATGCACGGCGGCAGCGGCGTCGTGCTAGGCTCGGTCGTCGAGCGGCTGTATCGCGAGGTCAGGGCGCTGCGCATCTACGAGGGCGCCTCGGAGGTCCAGCGCCAGATCGTCGGCGCGCAGACCCGGGCCGCCTTCGCCGCCGCACCGGAGGGCGGAACGGGCCATGCACATGCATCCTAG
- a CDS encoding AMP-binding protein, translating into MHMHPSGHVDSFARDNLPPPHLWPVIDAHGLNDLAYPERLNCAATLIDDALAAGHGARPAIHFADGAWSYAELADRVDRLAHVLVADMGVVSGNRVLLRGGNGPMMAAAWLAVVKAGAIAVATMPLLRARELAVIVDKAEIDFCLYEKALGDEVYAIADHAARPLVRRSFGDPAADDAVEPLMARHGAPFPAADTADDDVCLIAFTSGTTGKPKGTMHFHRDVLAICDCFPRYVLRPTADDVFIGSPPLAFTFGLGGLLLFPMRAFAATVLLPRLPPAELIAAIARFRATVCFTAPTAYRAMLDRFYEAGSCDPIASLRKCVSAGETLPAPT; encoded by the coding sequence ATGCACATGCATCCTAGCGGCCACGTCGACAGCTTCGCGCGCGACAACCTGCCGCCGCCGCACCTGTGGCCGGTGATCGATGCGCACGGCCTGAACGATCTCGCCTATCCGGAGCGGCTGAACTGCGCCGCGACGCTGATCGACGACGCGCTCGCCGCCGGCCATGGCGCCCGGCCGGCGATCCACTTCGCCGACGGCGCCTGGAGCTATGCCGAGCTGGCCGACCGGGTCGACCGGCTGGCGCATGTGCTGGTCGCCGACATGGGCGTGGTGTCGGGCAACCGCGTGCTGCTGCGCGGCGGCAACGGCCCGATGATGGCCGCTGCCTGGCTGGCGGTGGTCAAGGCCGGCGCCATCGCGGTCGCCACCATGCCGCTGTTGCGCGCCCGCGAGCTGGCCGTGATCGTCGACAAGGCCGAAATCGATTTCTGCCTCTACGAGAAGGCGTTGGGCGACGAAGTTTACGCGATTGCCGACCACGCGGCGCGCCCGCTGGTCCGCCGCAGCTTCGGCGACCCGGCCGCCGACGACGCGGTCGAGCCGCTGATGGCGCGGCACGGCGCCCCCTTCCCGGCCGCCGACACCGCCGACGACGACGTCTGCCTGATCGCCTTCACCTCCGGCACCACCGGCAAGCCGAAGGGCACCATGCACTTCCACCGCGACGTGCTGGCGATCTGCGACTGCTTCCCGCGCTATGTGCTGCGCCCGACCGCGGACGACGTCTTCATCGGCTCGCCGCCGCTGGCCTTCACCTTCGGCCTGGGCGGGCTGCTGCTGTTCCCGATGCGCGCGTTCGCGGCGACCGTGCTGCTGCCGCGCCTGCCCCCGGCCGAGCTGATCGCCGCCATCGCGCGCTTCAGGGCGACGGTCTGCTTCACCGCGCCGACCGCCTATCGCGCCATGCTCGACCGCTTCTACGAGGCCGGCAGCTGCGATCCCATCGCCAGCCTGCGCAAGTGCGTCTCCGCCGGCGAGACGCTGCCGGCACCGACCTT